AGGATTAAATAAAATTCAAGAAAAGCAAAGAAATCCAATGATTACGAGTACGTATGGCACTGGGGAATTAATCCGACATGCGTTAGATCAGGGATGCAAGCGTTTCATTATTGGGATTGGGGGAAGTGCTACAAATGATTGCGGAATCGGTGTAATACAAGCCTTAGGAGCAAAAGTATTAGATATTAGTGGAAACATAGTTGCACCAGGAGGCGATGGATTATTACAAGCCCATAGTATTGATTTATCTGGTTTTGACCCAAGAATTAAGGAATGTAGTTTCACAATTGCATGTGATGTGAATAATCCTTTAACAGGGCCTAACGGGGCTGCTTATGTGTATGCACCCCAGAAAGGCGCGACAGAGGAAATGGTAGTTACATTAGATTCGGGCCTTAAGAATTTTGCTTCATTAATAAAGCAACAAATAGGTGTTGACGTGGAATCAGTCCCTGGAGCGGGAGCTGCTGGTGGTTTAGGTGCTTGTTTCTTAAGTTTCTTTCAGGGTAAATTACAATCAGGAATAGAGATTGTTATGAAAGAATCAAATATTGAACAAATTATGGAGAAAGTAGATATAGTAATCACTGGGGAAGGGAAAATTGATACTCAAACCAAATGTGGAAAGACACCATTTGGAGTAGCAACTTTAGCGAAAAAATACAATATACCTGTAATTGCTGTATGTGGAGTACTTGATATATCACACATCCAACTTTCGAGTATTAATATTGATGCAGCATTTTCTATTATTAATTCACCTTGTAATTCAGCAGATGCCATTTCAAATGGTAAACATAATTTAAAGAACACTTTGTATAATGTAATCAAACTATTACAACTAAAAAATAAATAGGATATTTCAGGTCTTATTT
The window above is part of the Desulfuribacillus stibiiarsenatis genome. Proteins encoded here:
- a CDS encoding glycerate kinase, giving the protein MRILIAPDSFKGSLSAQEICEVCEDVAKRHFSNIEVFKYPLADGGEGTVESLVGCTGGEFRIVRVSNPLGVYIEARYGILGNSDTAVIEMAEASGLNKIQEKQRNPMITSTYGTGELIRHALDQGCKRFIIGIGGSATNDCGIGVIQALGAKVLDISGNIVAPGGDGLLQAHSIDLSGFDPRIKECSFTIACDVNNPLTGPNGAAYVYAPQKGATEEMVVTLDSGLKNFASLIKQQIGVDVESVPGAGAAGGLGACFLSFFQGKLQSGIEIVMKESNIEQIMEKVDIVITGEGKIDTQTKCGKTPFGVATLAKKYNIPVIAVCGVLDISHIQLSSINIDAAFSIINSPCNSADAISNGKHNLKNTLYNVIKLLQLKNK